GGTTTCCCCGAGGGGATCGTGGGCCCCGAGCTGATGGACAAGTTCCGCGCGCAAGCCGAACGTTTCGGTGCGGTCATCCACAACGAAGACGTGACGCGCGTGGATTTCAGCGCGCAGCCGTTGCGCGTGTGGGTCGACGATGAAGAGCATCACGCCGATGTCGTGATCGCGGCGACCGGCGCATCCGCGCAATGGTTGGGACTCGAAAATGAAACGCGGCTGCGCGGACGCGGCGTGTCGAGTTGCGCGACGTGCGACGGCGCGTTCTTCCGCGACAAGGACATCATCGTGGTCGGCGGCGGCGACACGGCGCTCGAGGACGGACTGTTCCTCACCCGTTTCGGCCGGATGGTGACCGTCGTGCACCGGCGCGACACGCTGCGCGCGTCCAAGATCATGCAAGCCCGCGCGTTCGCGCATCCGAAGATGTCGTTCACCTGGAACACGGTGGTGGAGGACATCCAGGGCGAGCGCGGCGTCACCGGGGTACGGCTGCGCGACCTTGTGACTGGCGCTGTCACGGAGCGCCCATGCGACGCGGTCTTTGTGGCGATCGGCCACCTGCCCAATACGCAGATCTTCGCGGGACAACTCGAGCTCGACCACCGAGGGTACATCATCTCGCCGGATGGAGTACGCACGAAAGTGCCGGGCGTCTTCGTCGCCGGCGACGTCCAAGACACGCGTTATAGGCAGGCGATCACCGCAGCGGGGCTTGGCTGCCGCGCCGCGATGGAAGCGGAGAAATATCTCGAATCCCTAGAGAGCCAGGCCCACCAGGCCTCTGCCGCCGCACGCTAAGGGCGCCTTAAGCCCAGAGGGCGGTACAGCCGATAATTAATGTAAGCGTCCGCACAGTGGGATTATTCGTTTTCTCCTTAAACACGGAGCAGGCATCGAACGTATGAGTGAGCAGCAGCCCGGCCCGGCGTCCGCGCAGAGCCTGGCGCAAGCCCAGGCCGAAGTCGCCAACGGCAATACCGCGGCGGCCGGCTCTCTCGTGCGCCAAGCGGTCGGCCGAGCAGACACCTCGCCCGCGCAGCTGGCGCAAGCCGCCAGCCTTGCCGCCGGCCTCGGCATGGAAGAGGCGTTCGGCTGGTTCATGCGCGCCGGCCGGCTCCTGCTGGAAAGCGGCGATACGGACCAAGCGCGCAAAGCGTTCGAAGCCGCAAGAGCCCTCGACGAGAAGAACTACGAGCCGATCTTCGAGCTTGGCCGAGCCGAGATCGCCGCCGGCAACAAGGCGGCAGGCCTTGGCCGCTTCGCAGAGGTCCTGCGCAAGTCGGCGTACACGTTCGTCCCTGCGCTGTTCGAAGCCGGCTGCGTCTACGAAGCCGACGATCAGATCGACCAAGCCATCCTGACGTTCAAACGCATCGTCGAACGCGACAAGAACCACGCGGAAGCGCTCGCGCATCTGGGCCGCCTGTATCGCATCAAACAGATGGCCCCCGAAGCCACCGCGTATCTGCTGCAGTCGGCCGAGGCGGCGCGCAAGGTCATGGATTACGCGCTGGCGCTGCAGTGCGCGCGCGACATCCTCGATTTCGATCCCGGCAACGCGCGCGCGCGCGGACTCGAATCCGAGATGGAGCGCATCGCGCCCGAGCCGCGCGAACGGTCGAAGCCCGCGCCCAAAGCCGAGCCCAAGCCCGCGCCGCCGCCGCCGGTCGAGCAGGTCGCGGCAGCCGTCATGCCCTCCGATTACAAGCTGATCGAGCAGCAGTCCAAGGCCACGCTCGAACTCGCGCAAGTGACGGCGGCGATCGCCGAGTCGTACAAGCAGCGTCTCGCGATCGAAGAGCAGATCAAGGCCGCGCAGACCACGCTCGAATCGGTCGCGTCGCTCAAGGCGGGCGCCGACCAAGAGCTGACGGCGATCAAAGCCCAGCTCGATAACGTCGCAAAGGCACGCGCCGCTGAAGAAGCGACGCTGGCAGCTCTTTCCGCGAAGCTCGAACAAGCCAGGACGGGCCTGGTCTCGATCGAGGCGTTGCACGAGAACGTCAAGCAGGCGGACGAACAGCGCGCGGGCATCGTCAAATCGATCGAGCAGCTGCAGACGGACGCCGGCGGCGTGCGCACGCGCGCCGACAAAGCCAAGACGGATGCGGCAGCGGTGGAAAAGGCGTTGCTCGAGGTCGCCGCGAGCTTCGGCGCGTTGAAGAAGGAAGCCGAAGCCGCCAAGACGCTGCTGGACGAGGCGAAGACGCGCGCTGAACGCGCGAAAGCGGACGCCATCGCCGCCGAAGCCACGGTCGCGAAATCGCGCGAGACGTTCGAGCAGGCCAAAGCGCAAGTCGAGAGCGCAGAGCGGCGCATCATCGAAGCCGCTGCGCACGCGCATGCGGTGGCGGGCGACGCCACGACAGCGCTGGCGGGCATCGCCGACATCGAGGCGACGATCACCACGACGATGGCCGCGCAGAAGGGTATTCAGGACGCGGTCGGACAGTTGCGCGCTCTCGCGGTCGCGTTGACCGAGCGGCGCAAACAGACCGAGGCGACACTGGCTCAGATCCAAGGACTCGGCGAGTCGCAGGCCGGCGGCCTGAGCGAGGCGGACATCGCCAAGCTCGAGGCCGGTCTGGCGGCCGCGATCGAACGGGCGTCGGCTCCAGCTGCGGCGGCGCCGCCCGCGCCCGCGCCCGCGCAGCCTGCCCAATCTGCTGCCGCCGCTTCGGCGGGAGGCGTCAAGCCAAACGGCGCGGCGCCGGCGCCCGATGTGGCCGCTGCCAAGCCTGCCAAGTCAGAGGCTGAAAAAGCCGAAGCGCAAAAGGTCGAAACGGCGAAAGTCGAGGCCGCCAAGGTCCAGGCGCAAAAGGCCGAGCACGTTAAGGCTGAGGCTGCCAAGGCCGACGCC
Above is a genomic segment from Candidatus Eremiobacteraceae bacterium containing:
- the trxB gene encoding thioredoxin-disulfide reductase, with the translated sequence MHARKVIIIGSGPAGLTAAIYTARANLAPLVFAGGLYGGQLMLTSEVENYPGFPEGIVGPELMDKFRAQAERFGAVIHNEDVTRVDFSAQPLRVWVDDEEHHADVVIAATGASAQWLGLENETRLRGRGVSSCATCDGAFFRDKDIIVVGGGDTALEDGLFLTRFGRMVTVVHRRDTLRASKIMQARAFAHPKMSFTWNTVVEDIQGERGVTGVRLRDLVTGAVTERPCDAVFVAIGHLPNTQIFAGQLELDHRGYIISPDGVRTKVPGVFVAGDVQDTRYRQAITAAGLGCRAAMEAEKYLESLESQAHQASAAAR